A section of the Virgibacillus sp. NKC19-3 genome encodes:
- a CDS encoding ISL3 family transposase: MQLNSNIHLPGFEAFTIQKSEEVDGIYYLHVDREVKNHRCPACGAYTSNVHDYRVQKIQHTRIFGRQVYVFYRKRRYVCRSGCGKRFYEDNPLVERYQRQSMEMKQAVAMELIHGKSFRDVAHRFDTSPTTVIRRFDYITAPLLDETQTLPDVIAIDEYKGDAGGETYQTIIADPVNRKPLEILADRRKETVKNYLRKHGERVKMVVMDMSHSFKAAVDQALGHPIIIADRFHFCRYIYWALERVRRQEQNAFDDYDRKKCKRMKHVFYKQPETLTDKQAWYLERYLQKSAYLKRAYQLKEAYRLWFETAKENGSKHLGATKAHLYEFYDLVRESGVTEFEQAIGTLQNWQKEIMNTFGFELHNGYIEGINNQTKVLKRNAFGFKRFDRFRAKVLLHHQYKKLDIRVA, encoded by the coding sequence GTGCAATTGAATTCTAACATTCATTTACCAGGATTTGAAGCCTTTACGATCCAAAAGTCAGAAGAAGTTGACGGCATCTATTATCTTCATGTTGATAGGGAAGTAAAAAACCATCGTTGTCCGGCTTGTGGTGCTTATACATCAAATGTCCATGATTACCGGGTACAAAAGATTCAACATACCCGTATATTTGGCAGACAGGTTTATGTTTTCTATCGTAAGCGACGCTATGTTTGCCGATCCGGTTGCGGGAAGCGTTTTTATGAGGATAACCCCTTAGTGGAGCGTTATCAGCGACAGTCCATGGAGATGAAACAGGCCGTAGCGATGGAGCTTATTCACGGAAAAAGTTTCAGGGATGTTGCTCATCGATTTGATACATCCCCAACCACCGTTATTCGACGGTTCGATTATATTACGGCCCCGCTGTTGGATGAAACACAAACATTACCGGATGTGATTGCCATTGATGAATACAAAGGGGATGCCGGTGGAGAAACATATCAGACGATTATTGCCGATCCCGTAAATAGAAAACCGTTGGAAATACTGGCAGACCGTAGGAAAGAAACGGTAAAGAATTATTTACGGAAACATGGTGAACGCGTAAAGATGGTCGTGATGGATATGAGCCATTCGTTTAAGGCCGCTGTTGATCAAGCTTTGGGGCATCCTATTATCATCGCGGATCGCTTCCATTTTTGTCGGTATATCTATTGGGCTTTAGAAAGGGTCAGAAGACAGGAACAAAATGCTTTTGATGATTATGATCGCAAAAAATGTAAACGGATGAAACATGTATTTTATAAACAGCCGGAGACATTAACAGACAAACAAGCCTGGTATCTGGAACGATACTTACAAAAATCTGCCTATTTGAAACGGGCTTACCAACTTAAAGAGGCTTATCGATTATGGTTTGAGACAGCTAAAGAGAATGGCTCGAAACACTTGGGTGCAACGAAAGCGCATCTTTATGAATTCTATGACCTAGTTCGAGAATCGGGTGTTACGGAATTTGAACAGGCTATCGGGACCCTGCAGAATTGGCAGAAGGAAATTATGAATACGTTTGGTTTTGAACTGCATAACGGCTATATTGAGGGGATTAATAACCAAACCAAGGTTCTTAAGCGTAATGCATTTGGCTTTAAACGATTTGATCGCTTTCGGGCGAAGGTATTACTGCATCATCAATATAAAAAGCTGGATATTCGGGTGGCATAA
- a CDS encoding DUF3021 domain-containing protein, which yields MIVEALKRVTSGIAVGGVWTFVVLSILKFNHIEATVSDIWISMLGSLIIGIYFGLSSFIFEVDNWSHLKTTAIHFSLSIAVYFIIAFSAEWVPFTPFAIITSALIWILIYILVWTGWFIYFKKIEASLNEEVRKKK from the coding sequence ATGATCGTTGAAGCGTTAAAGCGGGTTACGAGCGGGATCGCTGTTGGTGGCGTTTGGACCTTTGTTGTTCTTTCCATTCTCAAATTTAATCACATAGAAGCTACGGTATCCGACATTTGGATAAGTATGCTGGGAAGTTTGATTATCGGCATTTATTTTGGATTATCTTCGTTTATCTTTGAGGTGGATAATTGGAGTCATTTAAAAACGACCGCTATCCATTTTAGCCTATCAATCGCTGTTTATTTTATCATTGCGTTTTCTGCTGAATGGGTGCCATTTACACCATTTGCCATTATTACGAGCGCACTCATATGGATCCTGATCTATATCCTCGTTTGGACTGGGTGGTTTATATACTTTAAAAAAATAGAAGCCTCGTTAAATGAAGAAGTACGGAAAAAGAAATGA
- a CDS encoding LytTR family DNA-binding domain-containing protein: MKVNIDIDDTYEETSVTIQAKEWTEELEEIVKVVKKRKQQRLFGIESDQTVLLDPSEIDYVYAEKRKIFAVLNDRTIEIKMKLYEVEEMLAPHDFTRFSKSVIGNINRIERFELSFNGLCVYFHTGNKEYVTRKYVAAIKEKLAKGGQADDR; the protein is encoded by the coding sequence ATGAAAGTAAATATTGATATCGACGATACGTATGAGGAAACTTCGGTAACCATTCAAGCGAAGGAATGGACAGAGGAGCTGGAGGAAATTGTAAAGGTCGTAAAGAAGCGCAAACAGCAGCGTTTATTTGGCATTGAATCCGATCAGACAGTGCTGCTGGATCCTAGTGAGATTGATTATGTCTATGCGGAAAAAAGAAAGATATTTGCCGTATTAAACGATCGTACGATTGAAATAAAAATGAAGCTTTATGAAGTAGAAGAAATGCTTGCTCCTCATGATTTTACACGCTTTTCCAAATCTGTTATTGGCAATATCAATCGTATTGAGCGCTTTGAATTATCCTTTAATGGCCTTTGTGTTTACTTTCATACAGGGAACAAGGAATACGTTACAAGGAAATATGTAGCAGCTATAAAAGAAAAGCTGGCGAAGGGTGGGCAAGCTGATGATCGTTGA
- a CDS encoding ABC transporter permease has translation MGALIFIDMKKYLQDRGLLFWMLILPIIFTVLFIAGLTSGTEAAVRDQIILSIVPGYTVMFVFFILINMAEAVLRDRNLGMTARIASTPLSPYLYLLGKWIPNMIIVFIQIVILLLFGKLVYNIPLEQPFYLLLLAVFLTFTVTGIGLALALLVKTNNMGIAITQVVALGGGFLGGQMMPLETMPAFMQTISKFLPQFWAHQGFQEAMKGTLPAMELFQIALILFGFGLVGFIIALLRYPFFLKQARG, from the coding sequence ATGGGCGCATTGATTTTTATCGACATGAAAAAGTACCTGCAAGACAGAGGTCTATTATTTTGGATGTTGATTTTGCCAATTATTTTCACGGTTTTATTTATCGCTGGGCTTACTTCTGGAACGGAAGCAGCCGTACGCGACCAAATTATTCTATCGATTGTACCGGGCTATACGGTTATGTTTGTGTTTTTCATCCTGATTAACATGGCTGAGGCGGTGCTGAGGGATCGGAATCTCGGGATGACAGCCAGGATCGCAAGCACGCCGCTCTCCCCCTATTTATATTTACTGGGGAAATGGATTCCGAACATGATTATTGTTTTTATACAGATTGTCATCTTGCTGTTATTCGGCAAGCTCGTCTATAATATCCCTTTGGAGCAGCCATTTTACTTGCTGCTATTAGCTGTATTCTTAACATTTACGGTAACTGGAATAGGACTTGCGCTTGCGTTACTTGTAAAAACAAATAACATGGGGATAGCGATCACACAGGTAGTCGCGCTTGGTGGAGGGTTTCTTGGCGGACAGATGATGCCACTCGAGACGATGCCTGCATTCATGCAAACGATCAGTAAATTCCTGCCACAATTCTGGGCACATCAGGGGTTCCAGGAAGCTATGAAAGGCACATTGCCAGCTATGGAACTCTTTCAAATTGCCCTCATCCTATTTGGATTTGGATTGGTAGGATTTATCATCGCATTACTGCGTTATCCTTTCTTTTTAAAACAGGCCAGAGGTTAG